aattatctgGTAATAAATCCCAAtagttttcttcttccgcgTTTAGGAGGGAGTTATTAtcccccttctccttctcccctACCGATTCTACATTGGACGACTTGATATACGCTCGAAATAGGTTCCTGATCAGAATGGCACATTGCAACCTCACTTGACTGTCCTTGTGGCTCTTTAGCAACTTCAAAATGGACAGCACCGTGTTGTTcaggtcattttttttgtaaaagttTAACGTATTCTCACACTCGTTTCTCACATGGCTATCAGAGCTGCTTAATCCCTCAATTACTTCCACGATCTTTTCCATTACTTCTCACTTTGTTCAGTTCGCGTGGTTTTGGGGGGTCTTGCTCGGTCGGTCAGCCGGGCGGACGGTCAGATGGGCAAACGGTCAATCGGCTGCTCTTTCGCACTGCCGCTTTGCCACTCAGACGGACCGTCAATCAGTTGCTCTGTAGTTCTATCGCTTTACCGCTCTACGCTCAATCGCTCAGACATCCAATCACGGGGGCGCTCAGTTCAGTTCAGTTCAGGTCAGCTTAGCTTCTGGGTGGAtccctttctccttctatGATAAACGACACATATATGCTACGACTCCGGTGGGGTCTAACCCGTTGACGCgtaaaaggaaacaaaaaactGCGTTTAAACagacctttttcttttgtgccACATGCAATTGCCTCTTCCTGTTTAAGTTGGcacacaaacacaacaaTTCTTTGCACAAGGTGGGCTACTTACAAGTACGCATACagatacatatgtacatgtgcgtGAAAAATGGTTACTTTCGCTTGGTGGCAAATTTGGTAAGAAGTGTCGAAGGGAACACTCTAAATACAAAGAAGATTTTATGGTGGTAGTGCTTGGTGATGATCGTAATGATCGTAATGATCGTGATGATCGTGATGATCGTGATGGTGTTAAGGGATGGCGCAGTTCATGTAAGATACGCTGTGCGCTCGTGGGTTTGGGGGAAGCGTGGGTATACAACGCATCGTCGTGCGGGgatgcatacatacaaatgtgagaatatataataatatatataataatatatatataatatatatataatatatatgagttgagtgtatatttttcctccctgcCTGCGCGTTAACAAAAGATCTCCTTTTGCGCCTCCTCGAAAggttgtttccttttttctttacttttcaACTCCTCAACtgtgaaaataattttacgTTATTATTAAACAAACGTAACATTGCATAATACAATTTGGATACCATTCCAAcaatttaaggaaaaaaaaaaaaaaaaagaacattacaTACGCATGTACAGTATAAacttatttgtttgtttgttttttttataatccctttttttttttttttatgcaataCTTTTAACACTGCGCTTACTCATTTgagagaataaaaataaaaaaatggaaaactttgtaaaaaggaaacgaagaaaaaaaaaaaaaaaaaaatctgcgtAGTAAAACTTTGctatatataacacatatatatttgcctCATGGATAATACGAAAGTGCTAAAACGTAAGAAAGAGGGAGGTGGGGGAACGGGCTTGGGAAAAGCACGATAATGTATATGCTGCATATGATGAGATTGATTGTAACGTAAATAAAGAGATGTAAAGGATACAAAACGTAAGATGTAAGAGAATGCctggaaaaaacaaaagaaagtAAGAAGGATAAACTGACTTACAGTTGCGTAAGTACATAAAATAttgtataataaaaaaaaataaataatttatttggAGATTTTCATATCTCACATATTATAAATGGGAATAACggtgtcaaaaaaaaaaggtaaaaaaatgtaaacaaggaagtaatattatatatattacgaTGACAAAAGAACATATTTAGgggtatttttctttttttctatttttatcctTAAGAAAAGGCACCTTGCAAGTTACACTcggtaaatatatgtacgtacgtAACTTTTGTATTCCCGTACGCAAGTGCGATATGAGtaaaatacatatttttttccaagtttATTTTCGCGCTTTCTGTATGTATGATGAGATACGCTTATATAGTGTAAACAAGCTCacgtaatatataatattatattccATTATGGTGCCGCTCGTGGCGGTTTCTTCTCTGTGGCTTTTTATGCGCTATATACCTCCTTGTATGCTTTTGTAGTTTTGTTTCATTTGGGGCAGAAGGAAGCGAGCGTTtcaacaagaaaaaaaagaaaaaaaaattgcctttTAGAGCATTTCCACAGGCTTTAACAGAGTTACGTATAAgtgggatgaaaaaaagggcatattttttcgtttttttttaagcaacaTTTCCGCATACCATTCAATATGACGGAGTATTTTATCACTTTGCTTGCGCTgtatttattacatttttttatgtacatttttttgtttttttttcccttttctttttggctTTTTCCTTAACCCATTCTCATATGTTCATTTATCCCACTGTACCCTTTTGTGAGCACCTTGCCCCCGTGGCCAAAAAAAATCGCACCACTTATACGATGGGGCGATGGTGggcataaataaaatatgcgaTAAAAATTTGGCCGTACCACGGCTGTATCGTTTGGGTAAAATACTTTTATTAAAGGcgccccttcctttttgcaacCATTTTGGGTACAGTAAATATATGGGCGGCGTAAATACGTATGCCACATATATGCCTTCTGCATGTAAAGGATACATATGATTATTcaaatgcatatgtatgcgaCCGTACgtaccttatatatgtgcgtgcaTGTACAATAGTGGGGATAAGTTGTTGCGCGCACAAATACGCGTACATATTCAGGCGGCCTACGGTTTGCTGCTACGGATTAGCTAGAAATGAATAAGCAGaagcatacatatgtacgtgcggtatatattatatgcatttGCGAATGTAAGTGGATTCACTACCTGTTTACTGTAATCAGGCTCATCCTTGGCTCACCGCCTTTGTTCCAACGCATACGCAGTTTTGGCTACTCCCCCTCTTCAGTGAATGTAAACAAAATGCCTATTTCgcatgtgcatgcatatttaTTCCACACGTATAAGTatgaacacataaaaatggcaCTATTTTAAAGGGGCATAATTAAAGGGGTGTATAACGGGACTGCGCAGTTGTAGGACAAAGTGAAATTTTCACACGAACAGTTTTCCCTTCgattgtttttatttttttttaaagtaaaatGTACACCCCGTAAAAGATtcgcatttttatttttcccccgttgGTGTGTTTATACAAATTAACATGCAGTTATCCgttcgttctttttcttttttttcttcgcaaaATGGATATGATTTATCCTTTTGctcgaaaaaataataccCGTCATACGGTTGGAAGAGCTATATTTTACACTATCATACCCACATTTGTTTAAAAgggttgcaaaaaaaaaaaaatgtgttccttttctttggtttctttttaaaggaaatgcaaaaggaatatatgtacacctgTTTTTCGATCGAAATAGAAATTGCTTCATATATGCTATGTTTTACACGAGTTTTTTtggattccttttttttctgggcGTGCCAGAgaattccctttttgcttACTGAACAATATGTACTAAAAAGAACACGCTGGAGTTGAACGGATGCATGTCATACAGCCGCACCCATAGTAAACACATACAAGTTGCAAACGCGCATAAGCACACAGGTAACGTAGTTATGGAGGCTCCATTTTTCAGGGATGTACACTAATTACGCTGTTATTTTGCCCATTGGGCAGCGTCACGAAATGTGTGTTTTCTTCTCGCTGCTAGGGCATGCAAAAGAGACGATATCAGGAGGGCATACTATGTGGGTAACAACAAGGGGACAGGTTGGAATAACTGCGTTGATAACTGTGGTGGAAGAGCATTCGGCATACATTCGTAGCTTACGCATGTATATTTTCAGATAGCACTATTTTATCACAACTGTTAGCTCATTTCAAACCATCTGCGCATACCTATATGGGCCAAAGAGAATCGCACAATTTGCCTGAGCGATTACGGGTGCTGTGTAAAAGGGGTATTTATATGTGCTATGAAAGTGTGGGTAAAACTTTATAACTACTttcaatcattttttttccgctttattttttcttctttcaagTGCCACCCATTTGGAGGCACAAACCGTTGAAGGGAAAAGACAACAAAGTGGTGTCGAATGCAACAATGCCCCTTGGCCAATcacatgtgcatacgcaTATTTTATGCTGCGCAAGGTGTTTGCTTGCGCGAATTGGTTCACCCATTTTATTGGAACAGTCGTTTTCCGCATTTGTGTTTATGCCTGGTTGAGTGCGCCTCAGCATATGTTGCTATGCCTTCTAAACGCACGTATCTACTcgcccccattttttaacctcctttttaatttctctaCTTTGGCATTCTTTGCCAATCGGAACTGTTATTGCGCATTAACATGGGTGGGCatagaaaagaggaaaattaagCGCCGCTATACTCCGCGTGTTACACCATGAAGATGGCAAGTGAAGATGTGCTTGTATACCATTCGATGAATACTGCGGAAAtgcatttcctttttccttttttttttcttttttttttgttcgagCTAATCGAGactaaatgtgaaaaaaattgagtcGAACGAAACACATCACGTGTCGTTGAATCTCAAACTTTGCTTGGAAAAAGGTGGAGAATTACaaggttatttttttctttttccttcatgtgtTTAAAATGGTTTTAAGTGAATTTCCATTCACCTACACAATGTGATGTGGTCCTCCGTGCGTGTATTGCATAGGTATGTTCCATGGGTAAACTGCACGCGTaggaattttttatgtattatgCGCATATGTACCTGGCTCCGCACCCCTGTACAATTTCCGCATTTAAGCCActtgtgccatttttctaAGTACACGCACATACCATTTGACATATCCCTTGACGCATCGAAAtcgcatcttttttttcctcttcttcctgaACCTTGTCACTTTAGAAATGGGTGAAGGGAACCCAAAAATTGtgcattaaaaattttttatcttaaccgctttttttttttttttttttttttaattccagTTGTTAAACCTTAGGAGGTATTCAAATAGAgtagtatataaaaaatattatacttttcagttatttatttattcatccCTCgctttcttttacttttatttattattttttttttttcctctttaaatTATGTGAATATTTACTTTTAAGAGTTTAACCAAATAAGCATGTGTTAAATATAAGAGCAGCAAATGTTTTGAGCTGTTTagttttcacttttctttttatgcaTGATGATTTGCTTTAGTCTTTATtatccttcttcatttttttctttcatataaaataaatgaaagaaaaaaaaagagtgtatatttattcctaCCGAACTGATAAACCTTCGTATACAAATAGAATATATAAGATTGTGAAATATGAAGGACCGCGTGAAGAGGTAGAATGCTAAAAGGATTACAAATCCGTTATtgagtgtttttttttttttttttttttttttttccgtttcagCCCTCACGTACGCATACACGACTGAGTGTACGTGTTCGCCGTAAGGTATTAATAAcattctccccttttccattttcaccCTCATCGCAGGATATACATTTACATAAAGTCAAATTTGAACAATATATCGAACATAGCAAGTATAATATGCCTCCTCGATTGTGCTTTAATTCCGGTCATCACTGTCCTGATTTCTATCTTTGATGTGGTGAAGGGTTCTCAGGATGGCCACGCTAATGCGGGAGATCACGACCACGGCCATGACCACAGCCATGACCACGGAAATGGGTGGCACGAAATAGTAGAGAGGGTACCCTAACGTATGCAAACGGCATGTATGCAATCGCtcaaatgtgtacatgtgtCTACCCAATTGTGTAGCACCACACATTTGCGcgttcttcttccctttttcaggTTGCGCTATATGTGATGACGCCGATAATATCATTCACAACCATTTACAACTTCGTTCAACTGAAGAACATCTCCCTGCTGCTTATGACGCTGGTGGGAATTACATTGTTTATTCTGTCGCACGCGCATATTCCGGTCAGCAACCCAAATGTAAtgagttttttaaaaaaagtgcacatgCCAATGGCAATATTAGCGGCAGTTATTTTAATAAGCACAAATTATGCAGCGCACAAACTTTTAAAGGCGAAAAACTTAGATCGGTGTTgtaaacacaaaaaaataccgAATCATTGCGATGAACAGTCGTGCAAAGAGCACCATTCTTGCCAGcatcaccatcatcatcaccaccaccagcATGACATAGAAATGAATGGGAATAACTACGATATGCAGAATAGCACAGGCAGCAGTGATAAGGCGGCCAACTTTGAAAAGTATTATAATATTGGATTTCAGCAGAATGGTGATCACGAATTAGTTAGATTTTTGTGAAGCCGAAATGGTGTAAAGGGAAGAAACCACATCGTTACTATGATGAGCGTGTAATCTTCTCATGGTAATGCATAATCCGTTCAGACAAACGAAATAATATGagaagatatatatatttttttttttgatgtaAAATTAGCTGTAAAATGAATGATACAACAAGCATTGTGCGAGAGtattcatttccttttcagtaaaattttaaaattgcaattaatttttttttttaaatataaaatgctTGACGCATTTTATTGTATAATAATtagttcctttattttttatgtttcatCTTGTGTTGTTACTTCTGCGCATGTGCCGACTGTGTGTCCATGTTTGTGCGTCTGTATACTTGTGCGTGGGTATGTACGTACATTTGTgggcacacacacacgcaggcagaaaaaatttatataataaaataaaaaagaagagattGATCTTGGTGCCCCCACTAAATCacacttcttccccccctttgtatATTTCcgtattttttaaagtaacTGCGAGAAATAtctcgcttttttttttttttacatctgCTTTAAATACCTACCGCCGTTGtgttgttttatttatttatttacatttttttttttgacacaACTATATAACATATTCACGAGTCTTTTTCCACGCTAAAATAtcatcttaaaaaaaatgaaaaaaaaaaacgtatgtGTGTAAATGCGAACAcgtatacacatgcatatgtaataTTAAGCTTTTTTAAATCCTCTTAACCGTATTTAAGCAGAGTTTTctaaacgtaaaaaaaaaaaaaaaaaaaaaaaggaatttttcttccaaacGTTGAGACAGAGCGGCATTATCAGAAGCTATACATTTTGATCTACCAAATGGCAATACAGATGAGAGGGAGGcgcatgcagaaaaaaaagagtgccCCTCCTTCGCTATGTTGCCTAACCAACTGCAAGGATTAATGTTTTTAGCGGAGAAAAGTCATGTTAGATTTGTATGCCGAATGAGTAATAAAACATGGTGTCTCGCCTGAGGAGGCAGCACTTGTGTTCGCTCCCTGCAGAGGCCCAACCGAAAAGGCGAAGAGGACATACGTCTAGCTCCATTACGTTGTGTATTTGTTGCGCATATGTCTAGGCGAAATGGTTAAAACAGAGAAAAACTTCACAGAGTTACCCAAAACATATTAAAAAGTGTAAGCGCAACCTCCGTATCAAAGGGGATGAGGTTGTTGTCCATCTATAAGAATGCTATCCGATACCACTcacccatttttgcaatcccctcaatttgaaaaatacgAATCGGTGAGGTAATTATTTAATAAATGTCATACGGATAGAATTTTAAAGTTACAATTACGAATGTTGGttcaagaaaaaatataagttttacatggaggaggtggaaaaaataaaaaaatgaataaaaggaGTATACAttaaaaggtgaaaaaagggCATGAAGAAAGGTGAAAGGTCGGTTTTTTAAAAGCATAGGCGGTGTTAAGGTAAGAGTGAGGTGCCTCTGCAACGGCTTGGCAGCCGCTACAGGGGTAAGAGTGGGAGATGGGATAATACATTGCTGGGCCGTGCTCGTACATAGCAACATACGTAGATATGCTATACGAACAGGTGGTGCTACGAATAAAGATACGGAGGTGGACGGGCGTCCCGGGAATGGAAAGCTGGGAAAGGGTGGTACTCCCTCGATCCGCGTGCATAAACGTAAACACACAacaatatgcacacacaatgATGCACACAATGGTATACACACAGTAGTAtccacacaaatgtgtacacactgACGATCTGGCTGGCTGGCTGGCTCACTTCTCCCTTGGGAACGTGCCGCTTGAGCGCAGGCGACAGTAGCTCTTGGTAATAGGCATTTTGAAGAGAAAAACCATGAAGGATAAataaaggagggaaaaaaaaatggcaaaacaTACAGAATACATATTGGGCACTTTCTGAAGGAAATCAAAAATTGTTAACATCAGGTTGGCAATAATTATCGAAATAACAATaacgaaaacaaaaaatttgggATATTTTGTTAAGGCAAATTTTCctaacacatttttatgaatacTAAATCGGTAGAGAGGGACAATGGCCAGAGGGAGCAGCAACACTTGGATGAGATTAATAAAGTTTGTCAACTGATCAATGCTGTACTTATCGTATAGTAAgaataaatacaaaatggagaaaaggaagaagcggAAAGATAGTACTCGTAAAAAGGtgttaacttttttatttaaaaatccTTCGAATACTGACTTGGATGCATATTCGCACATGAAGCTGGAGTTATTTCCACTACTTAGCAAACCAAAGgaccatatatacatggaaATTTTGCCAAACGATTTTTTCATCACTTCGTATGCCGTGAAAAGGTTGTAAGCATCTTTCCTATCGTGTGCGTTAATATTAACCTCTGCAAAGGTTAGGACAATAATGCAGTTGGTGACACAAGAGAGGAATAGCGAACCGGCCGATTCGACTGTTCCCAATGTGTTGTACCTTTTTAACATTCTGTCGTTAAATATTACAGCCTTCTTCTTGGACGTTAAATTTGTGTGTAAATAAATTACATGCGAAGATATGATACTACCCAACAACGCCATGGCATCAAATCCTTTCCCTTCGGGAATTCTCGGATACAAAATACTGTAAACTACCTCTTTATAATTAATTGGGGTCATAAAaacgttaaaaatgaagcagaCAGCTAGAAATCCAATGAGAACACTTAGGACATTTTCTAAAAGGTTAAGACTTTTATTCTCCAAGAAACTATACACTAATGCTTCTACTAGGGTGTACAAAATAGCTACCTTGACCGATATCCCAAAAATCAAATTTATAGCTACAAAGGTACCTACAATGGCTTGTATGTGTGCACCCCATATGGCAACCTGCACGAAGAAGTACAATAGGTAGGAATACTTTTTATCAAATTCTCTGTAACATATGGATGCCAAATCTAACCCTGTGACATGTCCTAGCTTCATAGATAACacttggaaaataaaacccAAAATATGACCATATGCCAAAATCCACAATAAATGATATCCTGTATAATCCTTCACTAAATTGTTACTATCCCCTGGTGATCTAATTAACCCTACATTTAAATTGCTACATAAATTTCCTGGGTCCAAATATGCTATTGCTACAATCCATCCAGGGCCAAAATAGTTAAAGCacattttgatttttttcataaaggaaaatttctttcCATCGGTGCTTAATTCATCTTCCATAGTATCCgacagaaaaaatgaattattgTACATTTCTTTGTCTCCATCTTCTTCATCGGCTAGCTGGTGATCCATTCTATCCTCCAACATGTTATTTAGATGTTTACTTTTTGtcattcttttatttttgtagttATACATACAGTCCTCCATTTTGCCTGTTCCACTTTGCATTTCCATaaattcctcctccttatatatatcagTATTTCCTTCCAGGTGCATGCTCGATTGCGTAGACTGTaacctttttatatacatactaCGAGCCTTGTCTGGGTCCATATCCATATTTAATACACTggattcttcttctttaaaattcGTTGAGGTGGCATTACTATTCATGTTTGAATTGtcgttatttattttggaAAAACTGCATACCTCCTTTTCTATAAAATTAAGGTCATACTCATTGTCATGCGTTGATAGATTTACTTCTCCTCCATTAGTCACCCCTCCCACTGCCGCTGCTGCTTCGTTTTCTTCCCGCCAAGATTTGCTTGTCGCATTCATTCGGTAGCTGTACACGTTGGCTTGGCCGTTCCTTCCGTATTGGGCATTTCCACTTTGGGAGGACCTATTTCTGCCACTATTTAGGTTAACCCccctgctgttgttgctgccTTCCCTGCTGCCGACACTCGCACCGCTGTTACTTTTCTGTGAGGGACTCATTTGTCAATTATTCAATGATCCTAAAATGGGTTGCAATTTATTCGTGCGGCTACTGCGCTTGATCCACTTTTGTGCGtcttcttatttatttcctcttccttggggtaggtgaagaagaaagactGCATACGACCGTTCGGGTGAAAGATGCTCCTTGGGTCAACCTTCCGGTTGGGTTCCTCTAAACGTGGAATAATAAGCCAAGTTAACTGGCAACCCTATCGAATCAGGCATTGACTCCACAGGGTGCTTCCCACGCACGCTCCTCAAATGGTATGCTATGTCACCCTGTCCACCGCTTCgctatatatgcacataacaggtatatgtatatatacatacaccgTTACGAAATGGCCATTTGGGCTTCTGTACCGCTACACGAATGCAATTTGCCCCCCCAACTGCCACTCGCTTCAACTTTAAAAGAAGCAACCAGTGCTACTGTACACTCTGCACCGTAAAGAGTGTCACTATACAGTGAAGGTTACActaaattatacatatatatggaagaTACAGAAGAACGGTACGCAATTAAAACTAAGCTTCCTGCTACTAATCAACAATTTCGTATCGTTCTCCTGTTAAATCATAAGTTAAAAAGACTCATCAGGATAATCCATCCAAATGGTCATCCATTGAtgtggaaaaaggaagcatgAAACGAGGAGCAATGTTTGGGGTGCAGAAGTGGTGAATATTTTGTAGACACTTTGTCGGTTATCTGCGTATTGTTTGTGCATTCCGTGGTGGTTTCGCAACGATCCTGTAGGCGCTGCTTTTCCCGTTAAAGATGCGATCGTAGCAGAATCAAGTATTGGGGGGGCGAGCAAATGGTCACTCGCAATTTGGCCAATTGCCTACATGATCAGCTTTGCCTCTCTGGCAACTCGCCCATCTGCAGAACTACTAATCAGTTAATCAGCAAATCGGCTAATCAGCTAATCGGCTAATCAGCTAATCGGCTAATCGGCTAGTCCTCCCGAAAAAGTACGGCCATGCATTTCGGAAGGCACTTGGCCGTATACCCTACATATGCGGCCCGTGCTGTTCCCCACGGAAGGATGGAGAGGGGCATCTACTTTAGCCACGAATGCATACATAATACGTACGTGCATATAAGCATATAATCATGCACATAGGCTAATATACATAACATGTTGTGGCAAATTTAATTAGAAATAAAGTATTCATTCGAAAGGGGCATTAAATGAATAGAGGGGTGTACAAAAACCTACCATTCGTTCGGGGaatcaaaaaggaaataaaaaaagaagaatcaatagaagaaattaagaagataaaaatacGCAGCTACATTCTCATACATCCACTAAAGTGATCGGGCAACGGCGAGCATTATACAATTTCATACAATAAACATGGtgatatatgtacataaggCAGATATATATGCAGGAGGAGTAATGGGTTTATACATTCAgtagagcaaaaaaaaaaatattgcaatAATTACTTAAGGTGAGGATGAATTTTGAAACGTTTAGCTTCACATTCAGATGAGAGAGAGCCTTCCCAGAAGCAAAAACGAAGTAATTTTTATCGTGCTTAATtttatgcataaaaaaaaaaaaagaattcaatACTAAatcattatttatttctcaCTCTTTAtcattaattattttaaactccaaaaaatgaaaaaaatatatattaaatatttcCATCAAATTCGTTCAAtacatgtatttatatatatgcaatgcaagaatatacatataaccgTCATGGAATtctactttaaaaaaaaaaaaaaaaaaaaaaaaaaagtaccttTCTTGGTGCTCCTAAAGCGTATAATTACCGTTACATGTGAATGATGAcgcgtacatatgtaaacgCTAATAATtctatgtgtattttttttttctctttcaatTATTGCTAAAATTTAATTAGCACAAattgaaagagaaaaaaaaaaaaaatgaagatggGATTGTTTATTATAATTGCGTAAATTATGATTATATGGAATtctaaaaattgtaaaacaGGCGAATGGGCGAAGACGGTAAAATAAAACGATATGGGCGAAATAAAATTATCCTCCCTCGCAAGTTGGCAAAAACTAATGTAGTAAAGTG
The Plasmodium coatneyi strain Hackeri chromosome 10, complete sequence DNA segment above includes these coding regions:
- a CDS encoding Transporter gives rise to the protein MSPSQKSNSGASVGSREGSNNSRGVNLNSGRNRSSQSGNAQYGRNGQANVYSYRMNATSKSWREENEAAAAVGGVTNGGEVNLSTHDNEYDLNFIEKEVCSFSKINNDNSNMNSNATSTNFKEEESSVLNMDMDPDKARSMYIKRLQSTQSSMHLEGNTDIYKEEEFMEMQSGTGKMEDCMYNYKNKRMTKSKHLNNMLEDRMDHQLADEEDGDKEMYNNSFFLSDTMEDELSTDGKKFSFMKKIKMCFNYFGPGWIVAIAYLDPGNLCSNLNVGLIRSPGDSNNLVKDYTGYHLLWILAYGHILGFIFQVLSMKLGHVTGLDLASICYREFDKKYSYLLYFFVQVAIWGAHIQAIVGTFVAINLIFGISVKVAILYTLVEALVYSFLENKSLNLLENVLSVLIGFLAVCFIFNVFMTPINYKEVVYSILYPRIPEGKGFDAMALLGSIISSHVIYLHTNLTSKKKAVIFNDRMLKRYNTLGTVESAGSLFLSCVTNCIIVLTFAEVNINAHDRKDAYNLFTAYEVMKKSFGKISMYIWSFGLLSSGNNSSFMCEYASKSVFEGFLNKKVNTFLRVLSFRFFLFSILYLFLLYDKYSIDQLTNFINLIQVLLLPLAIVPLYRFSIHKNVLGKFALTKYPKFFVFVIVISIIIANLMLTIFDFLQKVPNMYSVCFAIFFSLLYLSFMVFLFKMPITKSYCRLRSSGTFPREK